The genomic region GAATCATTGCATGACAATTAGGGCATACAGGGATCAAATCCTTAATTGGATCAACATTATATTCATTCCCAATTGATGATATTTGATTAACATGATGAACATGAATAAACCCTTTTCCTACCTCACCAAAATATCTTTCAAAGTTGAAA from Salmonirosea aquatica harbors:
- a CDS encoding HNH endonuclease, giving the protein FNFERYFGEVGKGFIHVHHVNQISSIGNEYNVDPIKDLIPVCPNCHAMIHSRKNSFYNSGNKKIRDIPIKRNN